Proteins encoded together in one Campylobacter peloridis LMG 23910 window:
- a CDS encoding RNA polymerase factor sigma-54 — protein sequence MLKQKTSITQKTKLSQTLRSWLPILQANIEDLKESLDEFAKENPFIEIKENSSITNNQNKYYQEYFSKNTTAQMIDAKSLENKNVYELLSEQIIPPLFPTQKSQLIAEKIIECLNHEGYFEYDEEILDNFDSLEVEKIRLRFKYLEPIGVGAKNQQEAFIFALEHFDLEDELYEFCKMLILNLENAKDFTKDPLYKKAIAIIKKISIPPFLEYFEESMAIIPDIFIYQENGEIKIKINDDYYPEIAFEADGLEHDFLSAYLKDAKNLIDALAMRKATLYKLGLMIIEYQYDFFMGGDIKPMQLKDLAQDLERNASTISRAIANKYLSCDRGLIPLKSFFTTAVDDGETSNATIKDFLSNLIKKENPKKPLSDLKILELTQKEFPSVQLGRRTITKYRMQLGIGSSSERKKLYELM from the coding sequence ATGCTTAAACAAAAAACCTCTATAACACAAAAAACAAAACTATCACAAACTTTAAGATCATGGCTTCCTATATTACAAGCTAATATTGAAGATCTAAAAGAAAGTTTAGATGAGTTTGCTAAAGAAAATCCTTTCATAGAAATAAAAGAAAACTCAAGTATAACAAACAATCAAAACAAGTATTATCAGGAGTATTTTAGTAAAAATACTACCGCGCAAATGATAGATGCTAAAAGTTTAGAAAATAAAAATGTATATGAACTTTTAAGCGAACAAATTATTCCACCTTTATTTCCAACACAAAAATCTCAACTTATTGCTGAAAAAATTATAGAATGCTTAAACCATGAAGGATACTTTGAGTATGATGAAGAGATTTTAGATAATTTTGATTCTTTAGAAGTAGAAAAAATACGCTTAAGATTTAAGTATCTTGAGCCTATAGGAGTAGGGGCTAAAAATCAACAAGAAGCTTTTATCTTTGCGTTGGAACATTTTGATTTAGAAGATGAGCTTTATGAATTTTGCAAAATGCTTATTTTAAATTTGGAAAATGCAAAAGATTTTACCAAAGATCCTTTATATAAAAAAGCCATAGCTATTATAAAAAAAATCTCCATTCCTCCATTTTTGGAATATTTTGAAGAAAGTATGGCTATCATTCCTGATATATTTATATATCAGGAAAATGGTGAAATTAAAATTAAAATTAATGATGATTATTACCCAGAAATTGCCTTTGAAGCAGATGGTTTAGAACATGATTTTTTAAGTGCTTATTTAAAAGATGCTAAAAATTTAATTGATGCTTTGGCTATGCGTAAGGCTACTCTTTATAAGCTAGGATTAATGATTATAGAGTATCAATATGATTTTTTCATGGGCGGGGATATCAAACCTATGCAACTAAAAGACTTAGCACAAGATCTTGAAAGAAATGCTTCTACTATTTCAAGAGCAATTGCAAATAAATATTTAAGTTGCGATAGAGGTTTAATACCTTTAAAATCCTTCTTTACTACTGCAGTTGATGATGGAGAAACCTCTAATGCGACTATTAAAGATTTTCTTAGTAATTTAATCAAAAAAGAAAATCCTAAAAAACCTTTGAGTGATTTAAAAATTCTTGAACTTACCCAAAAAGAATTCCCAAGTGTACAACTAGGGCGTAGAACTATCACTAAATATCGTATGCAACTTGGTATAGGAAGCTCAAGTGAGCGTAAAAAATTATATGAATTAATGTAG
- a CDS encoding UDP-N-acetylglucosamine--N-acetylmuramyl-(pentapeptide) pyrophosphoryl-undecaprenol N-acetylglucosamine transferase, which produces MIVITGGGTGGHLAIARCLLQSAKKQGIECIYIGSESGQDKLWFENEDGFYKKYFLSSQGVVNKKGLAKIQSFLHILKLARKTKQILKEHKIKAVFSVGGYSSAPAAFGALMANIPLLIHEQNSKMGSLNSLLKPFSKAFFSAFDDQINKANTFFCPYPINDIFSQKARIRRELKNIIFLGGSQGAKFINDLALENALYFKEKGVNIIHQCGKNDYERCKKAYEELKIDIELFDFDKNIIDKISKADLAISRSGASSLFELSANLLPCIFIPYPYAAKNHQYFNALYLKERNLCEILSQNEKHKFLTLIENFSLEAKSLALQELKSENGADFMIEKAKQMGFI; this is translated from the coding sequence ATGATAGTAATTACAGGTGGAGGCACAGGAGGACATTTAGCTATAGCTAGATGTTTGTTACAAAGTGCTAAAAAACAAGGTATAGAATGTATTTACATAGGAAGTGAAAGTGGGCAAGATAAGCTTTGGTTTGAAAATGAAGATGGCTTTTATAAAAAATACTTTCTAAGTTCTCAAGGCGTTGTTAATAAAAAAGGCTTAGCTAAGATTCAATCATTTTTACATATTTTAAAACTAGCAAGAAAAACAAAACAAATTTTAAAAGAACATAAGATTAAAGCAGTTTTTAGTGTAGGTGGATACAGCAGTGCTCCAGCTGCTTTTGGTGCTTTAATGGCAAATATTCCACTTTTAATTCATGAGCAAAATTCTAAAATGGGAAGTTTAAATTCTTTATTGAAACCTTTTTCTAAAGCTTTTTTCTCTGCTTTTGATGATCAAATTAATAAAGCAAATACTTTTTTTTGTCCTTATCCTATTAATGATATTTTTTCTCAAAAGGCAAGAATTAGAAGAGAGTTAAAAAATATTATCTTTTTAGGTGGCTCACAAGGTGCTAAGTTTATAAATGATCTTGCTTTGGAAAATGCTTTATATTTTAAAGAAAAAGGTGTTAATATAATTCATCAATGTGGTAAGAATGATTATGAAAGGTGTAAAAAAGCTTATGAAGAGTTAAAAATAGATATTGAGCTTTTTGATTTTGATAAAAATATCATAGATAAAATCTCCAAAGCGGATTTAGCTATATCAAGATCAGGTGCAAGTAGTCTTTTTGAACTTAGTGCAAATTTACTTCCTTGTATTTTTATACCTTATCCATATGCAGCTAAAAATCATCAGTATTTTAACGCTTTGTATTTAAAAGAGCGTAATTTGTGTGAAATTTTATCTCAAAATGAAAAACATAAATTTTTAACTTTGATAGAAAATTTTTCACTTGAAGCAAAATCTTTAGCCTTGCAAGAATTAAAAAGTGAAAATGGTGCAGATTTTATGATAGAAAAAGCAAAGCAAATGGGGTTTATTTAA
- a CDS encoding RNA-binding S4 domain-containing protein, with protein MRIDKFLNVVNITKRRAISEDMCKSGVVSINNQVVKASKEVKIGDEISIKFIEYTNIYKVLDIPTTKSIPKTMQEKYVVKIQ; from the coding sequence ATGAGAATAGATAAATTTTTAAATGTAGTTAATATCACTAAACGCCGTGCTATATCAGAAGATATGTGTAAAAGTGGTGTAGTAAGTATAAATAATCAAGTAGTTAAAGCTAGTAAAGAAGTAAAAATTGGCGATGAAATAAGCATTAAATTTATAGAATACACCAATATTTACAAAGTTTTAGACATACCAACAACCAAAAGCATACCAAAAACTATGCAAGAAAAATATGTGGTAAAAATTCAATGA
- the tsaE gene encoding tRNA (adenosine(37)-N6)-threonylcarbamoyltransferase complex ATPase subunit type 1 TsaE, producing MKEMILNQNELYKLCEILPKNGVILLQGNLASGKTTLVQNYAQFLGIEKMLNSPTFSIMQEYDFHQGKIYHYDIYQEGFDGLLKNGLIENFFEEGLHLVEWGDEKLKKYLDKYQIFNIILQIIPYENKRKYIIHE from the coding sequence ATGAAAGAAATGATTTTAAACCAAAATGAGCTTTATAAGCTTTGTGAAATTTTACCTAAAAATGGAGTAATTTTGCTTCAAGGAAATTTAGCAAGTGGTAAAACTACTTTGGTTCAAAATTACGCTCAATTTCTTGGAATAGAAAAAATGCTTAATTCTCCTACATTTTCTATCATGCAAGAGTATGATTTTCATCAAGGTAAAATTTATCATTATGATATTTATCAAGAAGGTTTTGATGGACTTTTAAAAAATGGCTTGATTGAAAATTTTTTTGAAGAGGGTTTGCATTTAGTAGAGTGGGGTGATGAAAAATTAAAAAAATACTTAGATAAATATCAAATTTTTAATATAATTTTACAAATCATTCCTTATGAAAATAAAAGAAAGTATATAATACATGAGTAA
- a CDS encoding argininosuccinate synthase has product MKKDIKKVVLAYSGGLDTSIILKWLQDEYKCEVVTFTADIGQGEELEPARKKALSLGIKEENIFIQDLKDEFVKDYVFPMFRANAIYEGEYLLGTSIARPLIAKTLVEIAEKTNADAISHGATGKGNDQVRFELGALALNPNLAIIAPWREWDLNSREKLLAYAQKHGIDITKKAGKSPYSMDANLLHISYEGLVLEDPAAKPEDSMWRWVKELKDTPNESEVIELEFSKGDLCAINGEKLAPAQLLAKLNELGAKHGIGRLDIVENRYVGMKSRGCYETPGGTILLKAHRAIESITLDREAAHLKDELMPKYASLIYNGYWFSPERLMLQALIDQSQKYVNGKVRLELFKGNVMVIGRESANDSLFSEAYCTFEEDEVFNQKDAAGFIKLNALRFIIAGKNGRKF; this is encoded by the coding sequence ATGAAAAAAGATATTAAAAAGGTAGTTTTGGCGTATTCTGGCGGACTTGATACAAGTATAATTTTAAAATGGCTTCAAGATGAGTATAAATGCGAAGTTGTAACTTTTACAGCAGATATTGGACAAGGTGAAGAGCTAGAACCTGCTAGAAAAAAGGCTTTGTCTTTGGGGATAAAAGAAGAAAATATTTTTATACAAGATTTAAAAGATGAATTTGTGAAAGATTATGTTTTTCCTATGTTTAGAGCAAATGCTATTTATGAAGGGGAGTATTTGCTTGGCACAAGCATAGCAAGACCTTTGATAGCAAAAACTTTAGTAGAGATTGCAGAAAAAACAAATGCCGATGCAATTAGCCATGGGGCAACTGGTAAGGGTAATGATCAAGTGCGTTTTGAATTAGGTGCATTAGCTTTAAATCCAAATTTAGCTATTATCGCTCCGTGGAGAGAGTGGGATTTAAACAGCCGTGAAAAACTTTTAGCTTATGCGCAAAAACACGGCATAGATATCACAAAAAAAGCTGGAAAATCGCCTTATTCTATGGATGCGAATTTATTGCATATTTCTTATGAGGGTTTGGTGCTTGAAGATCCTGCGGCTAAGCCTGAGGATAGTATGTGGCGCTGGGTTAAAGAGCTAAAAGACACACCTAATGAAAGTGAAGTGATAGAGCTTGAATTTAGCAAAGGCGATTTGTGCGCTATAAATGGTGAAAAATTAGCACCCGCACAGCTTTTAGCAAAACTTAACGAGCTTGGTGCAAAGCATGGTATAGGACGCCTTGATATAGTTGAAAATCGTTATGTAGGAATGAAAAGTAGAGGTTGTTATGAAACACCAGGTGGCACTATACTTTTAAAAGCACACCGCGCTATAGAAAGCATTACACTAGATAGAGAAGCAGCGCATTTAAAAGATGAATTAATGCCAAAATATGCGAGTTTAATTTATAATGGGTATTGGTTTTCACCAGAAAGATTAATGCTTCAAGCGCTAATTGATCAATCTCAAAAATATGTAAATGGCAAGGTTAGATTAGAATTATTTAAGGGTAATGTTATGGTTATAGGCAGAGAAAGTGCTAATGATAGCTTATTTAGCGAAGCATACTGCACTTTTGAAGAAGATGAAGTTTTCAATCAAAAAGATGCAGCAGGTTTTATCAAACTCAATGCTTTAAGATTTATCATAGCAGGAAAAAATGGAAGAAAATTTTAA
- the lptB gene encoding LPS export ABC transporter ATP-binding protein, with translation MSKLEARNLEKIIKKTKIIHDVSLEVQSGEVVGLLGPNGAGKTTSFYMICGLILPTSGEVFLDAKDITKEPLNKRAKLGIGYLPQESSVFKDLSVEENLLLAAQVIYKDKNLLEQKIEQMLELLSIEPIRHRKGMSLSGGERRRCEIARSLMCDPKFLLLDEPFAGVDPIAVSEIQSLINDLKAMNIGVLITDHNVRETLAICDRAYVIRSGRLLASGNANEIAHNEDVKKYYLGSEFKLE, from the coding sequence ATGAGTAAGCTAGAAGCTAGAAATTTAGAAAAAATCATTAAAAAAACAAAAATCATACACGATGTTTCGCTAGAAGTTCAAAGCGGTGAAGTTGTAGGGCTTTTAGGGCCAAATGGAGCAGGAAAAACTACAAGTTTTTATATGATATGTGGACTTATCTTACCAACTAGCGGAGAGGTATTTTTAGATGCAAAAGATATCACAAAAGAACCACTGAATAAAAGAGCAAAGCTTGGCATTGGGTATTTACCTCAAGAAAGCAGTGTATTTAAAGATTTAAGTGTAGAAGAAAATTTACTTTTAGCTGCCCAAGTAATATATAAAGATAAAAATTTATTGGAACAAAAAATAGAACAAATGCTAGAATTACTTAGCATAGAGCCTATTAGACATAGAAAAGGTATGAGTTTAAGCGGAGGTGAAAGAAGGCGTTGTGAAATTGCAAGATCGCTTATGTGTGATCCTAAATTTTTACTTTTAGATGAGCCATTTGCTGGGGTTGATCCTATAGCAGTGAGTGAAATTCAAAGTTTGATTAATGATTTAAAAGCTATGAATATAGGTGTTTTAATCACTGATCATAATGTAAGAGAAACTTTAGCAATTTGTGATAGAGCTTATGTGATTAGAAGTGGAAGATTGCTAGCTAGTGGTAATGCAAACGAAATTGCACATAATGAGGATGTTAAAAAATATTATCTTGGAAGTGAGTTTAAACTTGAATAA
- a CDS encoding YggS family pyridoxal phosphate-dependent enzyme, with the protein MNLESIFEKTIKQNVRLVAASKYVQDEQIRELFMQGVIEFGENQVQALALKKEKLQDLKIKWHFIGNLQSNKINLLIKQKPLLWQSCNGLKIAKAVDKRLDYKLDTLLEINTANESSKSGIEQNKAIEEYLQIKEECKNLNLTGIMCIGSMDEKKVQKSFEQTFKIYENLQKHGAKICSMGMSGDFELAIKCGSNMVRLGSILFK; encoded by the coding sequence ATGAATTTAGAAAGTATTTTTGAAAAAACTATAAAGCAAAATGTGCGTTTAGTGGCAGCTAGCAAGTATGTCCAAGATGAACAAATTCGAGAGCTTTTTATGCAAGGTGTTATAGAATTTGGAGAAAATCAAGTCCAAGCTTTAGCTTTAAAAAAAGAAAAACTTCAAGATTTAAAAATTAAATGGCACTTTATAGGCAATCTTCAAAGTAACAAAATTAATCTTTTAATTAAACAAAAACCATTACTTTGGCAATCTTGTAATGGTTTAAAAATCGCCAAAGCAGTGGATAAAAGACTTGATTATAAACTAGATACTTTATTAGAAATTAACACTGCTAATGAAAGCTCTAAAAGTGGTATAGAGCAAAATAAGGCTATAGAGGAATATTTACAAATAAAAGAAGAGTGTAAAAATTTAAATTTAACAGGCATTATGTGCATAGGCTCTATGGATGAAAAAAAAGTGCAAAAAAGTTTTGAGCAAACTTTTAAAATTTATGAAAATTTACAAAAACATGGGGCAAAAATTTGCTCTATGGGTATGAGTGGAGATTTTGAACTAGCTATAAAATGTGGCTCAAATATGGTGCGTTTGGGGAGTATTTTGTTTAAATAA